One genomic region from Magallana gigas chromosome 3, xbMagGiga1.1, whole genome shotgun sequence encodes:
- the LOC105328369 gene encoding uncharacterized protein, translating into MMDEVDDDYEDMEAPLTPPAKRGDSELEYSEIYFGRSTTNHWSEKPAVSDEQVNEDSVLYSEVRVDKRYENAENDGDVSCSNLTDFNGGGSTSKSDTSSDKDYIEMNDSEYLKKKMAPRVCVKEIPKSSEPQLCRYSGGDYCTLQSYLKNQLVSAKQNESSRYKSKSSTENLLFTDVASIEDGKIVLITSCGEIVILAPDGKFLLLEKFDAVFDKCTVIGKHEIAVSCGFQIRFFVLLEEEVKEEDERCIDFQYDSTTVHGLSYSMHTFAMSCNLQSVDSSQKPTIILYDMRRRSSRTIPTARFVFPGEVLLSSDCKKIFVADQIKKTVTCLDDEGKVMWEITEQRNPVSLTLANNVLAVAYENFTNIRCYQSSDGSFLDCIQIGPLVSTRSVLLANNLTHIIICPCEHSADQLFNLVVFVPLKNMKRNGFKKKLSKVLFHK; encoded by the coding sequence ATGATGGATGAAGTGGATGACGATTACGAGGATATGGAAGCGCCACTGACACCGCCAGCGAAGAGGGGAGATTCAGAGTTGGAGTACTCGGAAATCTATTTTGGTCGGTCAACAACAAACCATTGGTCTGAAAAGCCTGCTGTATCCGACGAACAAGTTAATGAAGATAGTGTGTTGTACAGTGAAGTGAGAGTAGACAAACGTTATGAAAACGCTGAAAATGATGGAGACGTTAGTTGTTCTAATTTGACTGATTTCAATGGTGGCGGTAGTACTTCAAAAAGCGACACGAGCAGTGATAAAGATTACATAGAGATGAATGATTCCGAATACTTAAAGAAGAAAATGGCGCCTCGTGTTTGTGTCAAGGAAATTCCGAAAAGTAGCGAGCCACAACTCTGTCGATATAGCGGCGGTGACTACTGTACGCTtcaatcatatcttaaaaatcAATTGGTTTCCGCAAAACAAAACGAATCAAGTAGATACAAGTCAAAATCCAGCACTGAGAATTTGCTTTTTACGGACGTTGCTAGCATTGAAGatggaaaaattgttttaatcacGTCGTGTGGTGAAATAGTTATACTCGCTCCTGATGGAAAGTTCTTGTTATTGGAAAAGTTCGACGCTGTGTTTGATAAATGTACCGTCATTGGCAAGCACGAAATAGCGGTGTCCTGTGGTTTTCAAATTCGTTTTTTCGTGCTGCTTGAGGAGGAGGTGAAAGAGGAGGATGAGAGGTGTATCGACTTTCAGTACGATTCTACAACAGTACATGGGCTTTCCTATAGCATGCACACTTTTGCGATGTCTTGTAATCTTCAAAGTGTtgattcttctcagaaaccgaCAATAATTCTTTACGACATGAGAAGAAGGTCTAGCAGAACTATACCAACTGCTCGATTTGTGTTTCCAGGCGAAGTTCTATTGAGCTCCgactgtaaaaaaatatttgttgctGACCAAATCAAAAAGACAGTAACTTGCCTTGATGATGAAGGAAAGGTTATGTGGGAGATAACTGAACAAAGAAACCCAGTGTCACTCACTTTAGCTAACAACGTCCTAGCAGTAGCTTATGAAAACTTTACAAACATAAGGTGTTATCAGTCTTCAGATGGCAGTTTCCTCGACTGCATTCAAATAGGACCCCTTGTATCGACAAGATCAGTTCTCCTCGCTAATAATTTGACACATATTATCATCTGTCCCTGCGAGCACTCAGCTGATCAGCTATTTAATTTGGTTGTGTTTGTTCCACTTAAAAACATGAAGCgaaatggttttaaaaagaaattgtctaAAGTTTTGTTTCACAAATGA
- the LOC105328368 gene encoding linear primary-alkylsulfatase isoform X1 yields MPELIFSRSLTYTAYTSKPGLSDHELSDSSQPAMNTVEFLFVLLVCALAAFVGYQVQLSSKKPELSTRVIRDMVAEKELVEHSKEFQKKEIRKVSDNIYMGIGYALGNAIMVIAPDGLIIVDVTESSMAAKEILAEFRKITQKPIKAIIYTHHHTDHIGGVGGFIEDPSNLPDIWAHEQLPLEIRKFHTTAYGAKFKRSMRQFGVFVTKDKFQNAGIGIQLNYGKAKDSMGFILPNKLLEEMELDTNIAGLDVRLMKIPGETSDQIGLWVPSYKAFMCADDIYRAFPNIYTIRGAPARDPVAWYTSLQRMLDLKPEYLVPSHTQPIIGKENVQKVLEMYRDGIQFVHDQAIRFINKGYSPDDVVKHVIMPDKLRLHSHLREFYGTVPWSVKGVFQLYLGWFSGDPVDLFPLSNSDKASRIVALAGGVSEVLSAAIKAWNDNDIQWALELASYVLVVDDRNAEARKLKVDCLTLLGMRNINAIASNYYITSALETSGALHLEIDDKHRAEIIQALGARELFELVTTMYKYEECGGRSDVVVFEIIDKKELYTIQLRNFVAIMRDDIRPEQYDLRVRATEQAVKTMMAERIVNVRLRDLKDFKLEGSEEKFRNFMACFESDWNK; encoded by the exons CGATAGTTCACAACCAGCCATGAACACGGTCGAGTTTTTGTTCGTACTTCTGGTGTGTGCCCTCGCTGCTTTTGTTGGGTATCAGGTTCAACTGTCATCCAAAAAaccagaattaagtactcgagTTATCCGGGATATGGTAGCCGAAAAAGAATTGGTGGAACATTCGAAAGAATTCCAGAAAAAGGAAATACGGAAG GTTTCGGACAACATCTACATGGGCATTGGCTATGCTTTGGGTAATGCCATCATGGTCATTGCTCCGGACGGCCTCATCATTGTTGACGTCACAGAAAGCAGTATGGCGGCAAAAGAAATTCTAGCAGAGTTCCGAAAAATCACACAGAAACCTATCAAAGCTATCATTTACACTCACCATCACACAGATCATATCGGGGGAGTGGGA GGTTTTATTGAAGATCCCTCCAACTTACCGGATATTTGGGCTCACGAACAACTTCCGCTGGAAATACGAAAGTTTCATACAACCGCCTATGGAGCAAAATTTAAGCGTTCAATGCGGCAGTTTGGGGTGTTTGTGACAAAGGATAAATTTCAGAACGCCGGAATTGGAATCCAGTTGAATTATGGCAAAGCAAAAGACTCTATGGGCTTCATTCTTCCAAATAAACTTCTCGAGGAAATGGAATTAGATACAAACATAGCAG GGTTAGACGTCCGGCTCATGAAAATTCCCGGGGAAACAAGTGATCAAATCGGTCTATGGGTCCCATCTTACAAGGCGTTTATGTGTGCAGATGATATATACCGAGCATTTCCGAACATCTATACCATTCGGGGCGCCCCAGCCAGGGACCCTGTCGCCTGGTACACGTCTTTACAAAGAATGTTGGATTTGAAACCAGAATATCTTGTACCCAGTCACACCCAGCCAATTATaggcaaagaaaatgtacagaaaGTCCTCGAGATGTACAGAGATGGTATTCAGTTTGTTCATGATCAAGCCATTCGGTTTATCAACAAAGGTTATTCTCCAGATGATGTAGTCAAACACGTGATCATGCCTGATAAACTTCGTCTGCATTCTCACTTAAGAGAATTTTATGGCACAGTCCCATGGTCAGTTAAAGGTGTATTTCAACTGTATCTTGGTTGGTTTAGTGGCGATCCAGTTGACCTATTTCCGTTATCCAACTCGGATAAAGCTAGCCGTATAGTGGCGCTTGCAGGCGGTGTATCTGAAGTGTTGAGTGCGGCAATCAAGGCTTGGAATGACAACGATATACAATGGGCCCTTGAGTTAGCTTCATACGTTTTGGTGGTTGATGACAGGAATGCAGAGGCCAGAAAACTAAAGGTGGATTGTCTCACACTCCTAGGAATGCGGAACATTAATGCTATTGCAAGCAACTACTACATTACCAGTGCCCTGGAAACTTCAGGCGCATTGCATCTAGAAATCGACGATAAACACAGAGCGGAGATTATACAGGCACTCGGAGCGCGAGAGTTATTCGAACTGGTGACAACTATGTACAAATACGAAGAATGCGGAGGTCGTTCCGATGTAGTGGTGTTCGAAATCATTGATAAGAAGGAACTGTACACTATACAGCTGCGAAACTTTGTAGCCATCATGAGAGACGACATCAGACCGGAACAATATGATCTCCGAGTACGTGCCACAGAACAAGCAGTGAAGACAATGATGGCGGAGAGGATTGTAAATGTACGCTTGCGAGATCTGAAGGATTTCAAACTTGAGGGTAGCGAAGAAAAATTCAGAAATTTCATGGCTTGTTTTGAATCCGATTGGAATAAATGA
- the LOC105328368 gene encoding linear primary-alkylsulfatase isoform X2, producing MNTVEFLFVLLVCALAAFVGYQVQLSSKKPELSTRVIRDMVAEKELVEHSKEFQKKEIRKVSDNIYMGIGYALGNAIMVIAPDGLIIVDVTESSMAAKEILAEFRKITQKPIKAIIYTHHHTDHIGGVGGFIEDPSNLPDIWAHEQLPLEIRKFHTTAYGAKFKRSMRQFGVFVTKDKFQNAGIGIQLNYGKAKDSMGFILPNKLLEEMELDTNIAGLDVRLMKIPGETSDQIGLWVPSYKAFMCADDIYRAFPNIYTIRGAPARDPVAWYTSLQRMLDLKPEYLVPSHTQPIIGKENVQKVLEMYRDGIQFVHDQAIRFINKGYSPDDVVKHVIMPDKLRLHSHLREFYGTVPWSVKGVFQLYLGWFSGDPVDLFPLSNSDKASRIVALAGGVSEVLSAAIKAWNDNDIQWALELASYVLVVDDRNAEARKLKVDCLTLLGMRNINAIASNYYITSALETSGALHLEIDDKHRAEIIQALGARELFELVTTMYKYEECGGRSDVVVFEIIDKKELYTIQLRNFVAIMRDDIRPEQYDLRVRATEQAVKTMMAERIVNVRLRDLKDFKLEGSEEKFRNFMACFESDWNK from the exons ATGAACACGGTCGAGTTTTTGTTCGTACTTCTGGTGTGTGCCCTCGCTGCTTTTGTTGGGTATCAGGTTCAACTGTCATCCAAAAAaccagaattaagtactcgagTTATCCGGGATATGGTAGCCGAAAAAGAATTGGTGGAACATTCGAAAGAATTCCAGAAAAAGGAAATACGGAAG GTTTCGGACAACATCTACATGGGCATTGGCTATGCTTTGGGTAATGCCATCATGGTCATTGCTCCGGACGGCCTCATCATTGTTGACGTCACAGAAAGCAGTATGGCGGCAAAAGAAATTCTAGCAGAGTTCCGAAAAATCACACAGAAACCTATCAAAGCTATCATTTACACTCACCATCACACAGATCATATCGGGGGAGTGGGA GGTTTTATTGAAGATCCCTCCAACTTACCGGATATTTGGGCTCACGAACAACTTCCGCTGGAAATACGAAAGTTTCATACAACCGCCTATGGAGCAAAATTTAAGCGTTCAATGCGGCAGTTTGGGGTGTTTGTGACAAAGGATAAATTTCAGAACGCCGGAATTGGAATCCAGTTGAATTATGGCAAAGCAAAAGACTCTATGGGCTTCATTCTTCCAAATAAACTTCTCGAGGAAATGGAATTAGATACAAACATAGCAG GGTTAGACGTCCGGCTCATGAAAATTCCCGGGGAAACAAGTGATCAAATCGGTCTATGGGTCCCATCTTACAAGGCGTTTATGTGTGCAGATGATATATACCGAGCATTTCCGAACATCTATACCATTCGGGGCGCCCCAGCCAGGGACCCTGTCGCCTGGTACACGTCTTTACAAAGAATGTTGGATTTGAAACCAGAATATCTTGTACCCAGTCACACCCAGCCAATTATaggcaaagaaaatgtacagaaaGTCCTCGAGATGTACAGAGATGGTATTCAGTTTGTTCATGATCAAGCCATTCGGTTTATCAACAAAGGTTATTCTCCAGATGATGTAGTCAAACACGTGATCATGCCTGATAAACTTCGTCTGCATTCTCACTTAAGAGAATTTTATGGCACAGTCCCATGGTCAGTTAAAGGTGTATTTCAACTGTATCTTGGTTGGTTTAGTGGCGATCCAGTTGACCTATTTCCGTTATCCAACTCGGATAAAGCTAGCCGTATAGTGGCGCTTGCAGGCGGTGTATCTGAAGTGTTGAGTGCGGCAATCAAGGCTTGGAATGACAACGATATACAATGGGCCCTTGAGTTAGCTTCATACGTTTTGGTGGTTGATGACAGGAATGCAGAGGCCAGAAAACTAAAGGTGGATTGTCTCACACTCCTAGGAATGCGGAACATTAATGCTATTGCAAGCAACTACTACATTACCAGTGCCCTGGAAACTTCAGGCGCATTGCATCTAGAAATCGACGATAAACACAGAGCGGAGATTATACAGGCACTCGGAGCGCGAGAGTTATTCGAACTGGTGACAACTATGTACAAATACGAAGAATGCGGAGGTCGTTCCGATGTAGTGGTGTTCGAAATCATTGATAAGAAGGAACTGTACACTATACAGCTGCGAAACTTTGTAGCCATCATGAGAGACGACATCAGACCGGAACAATATGATCTCCGAGTACGTGCCACAGAACAAGCAGTGAAGACAATGATGGCGGAGAGGATTGTAAATGTACGCTTGCGAGATCTGAAGGATTTCAAACTTGAGGGTAGCGAAGAAAAATTCAGAAATTTCATGGCTTGTTTTGAATCCGATTGGAATAAATGA